From Thalassophryne amazonica chromosome 5, fThaAma1.1, whole genome shotgun sequence:
tcatctgcgtaacaatgaaaatttaagcaataccgtctaataatactgcctaagggaagcatgtataaagtgaataaaattggtcctagcacagaaccttgtggaactccataattaactttagtctgtgaagaagattccccatttacatgaacaaattgtaatctattagacaaatatgattcaaaccactgcagcgcagtgcctttaatacctatggcatgctctaatctctgtaataaaattttatggtcaacagtatcaaaagcagcactgaggtctaacagaacaagcacagagatgagtccactgtccgaggccataagaagatcatttgtaaccttcactaatgctgtttctgtactatgatgaattctaaaacctgactgaaactcttcaaatagaccattcctctgcagatgatcagttagctgttttacaactaccctttcaagaatttttgagagaaaaggaaggttggagattggcctataattagctaagatagctgggtcaagtgatggctttttaagtaatggtttaattactgccaccttaaaagcctgtggtacatagccaactaacaaagatagattgatcatatttaagatcgaagcattaaataatggtagggcttccttgagcagcctggtaggaatggggtctaataaacatgttaatggtttggatgaagtaactaatgaaaataactcagacagaacaatcggagagaaagagtctaaccaaataccggcatcactgaaagcagccaaagataacgatacgtctttgggatggttatgagtaattttttctctaatagttaaaattttgttagcaaagaaagtcatgaagtcattactagttaaagttaatggaatactcagctcaatagagctctgactctttgtcagcctggctacagtgctgaaaagaaacctggggttcttattttcttcaattagtgatgagtagaaagatgtcctagctttacggagggcttttttatagagcaacagactctttttccaggctaagtgaagatcttctaaattagtgagacgccatttcctctccaacttacgggttatctgctttaagctacgagtttgtgagttataccacggagtcagacacttctgatttaaagctctctttttcagaggagctacagcatccaaagttgtcttcaatgaggatgtaaaactattgacgagatactctatctcccttacagagtttaggtagctactctgcactgtgttggtatatggcattagagaacataaagaaggaatcatatccttaaacctagttacagtgctttctgaaagacttctagtgtaatgaaacttattccccactgctgggtagtccatcagagtaaatgtaaatgttattaagaaatgatcagacagaagggagttttcagggaatactgttaagtcttctatttccataccataagtcagaacaagatctaagatatgattaaagtggtgggtggactcatttactttttgagcaaagccaatagagtctaataatagattaaatgcagtgttgaggctgtcattctcagcatctgtgtggatgttaaaatcgcccactataattatcttgctgctaatcctccgccccggcccgtgctacgagcattctgacagttagtgtgactcgggggtgttgactcatttaaactaacatattcatcctgctgtaaccaggtttctgtaaggcagaataaatcaatatgttgatcaattattatatcatttaccaacagggacttagaagagagagacctaatgtttaatagaccacatttaactgttttagtctgtggtgcagttgaaggtgctatattattttttctttttgaatttttatgcttaaatagatttttgctggttattggtggtctgggagcaggcaccgtctctacggggatggggtaatgaggggatggcagggggagagaagctgcagagaggtgtgtaagactacaactctgcttcctggtcccaaccctggatagtcacggtttggaggatttaagaaaattggccagatttctagaaatgagagctgctccatccaaagtgggatggatgccgtctctcctaacaagaccaggttttccccagaagctttgccaattatctatgaagcccacctcattttttaagAGGTGGGCTTAAGAGGACGTTATACAATCCAGCATAGGTGTTCTATGTAATTTTTCAAACTTGGGGACTTGGGTTCACAATATAGTTTTACAGTTCAAATCAGACTCTGCCTATGTGAGAGGTTATCAAGGGTATTTCGTTTTTGTGGATTTTCAGTCACGGATGAAGTCACATTCATCAAAATGATCCTCATCAGCCATCTGGAAATCAAATGTTTCTTTTTGAGTACCAGTGAATCAGACCTAAACTTATCTTTGCTCTCttttgcatcaaagtcgtgctctTCATCAGTGTCTGACACACTAATTTTTCAGAATTGCTGCAGCCATTTTCATGGCAATGCCCACACAGAATTGTACAGAACAGACCAGACGTCTTCAGCCACTCGATCGCTCACAACCACTTTTGGTTATATATCATCAATCATAATACCTGTTTCACTCTGAAGCAATCTTGTCTATCAAACAATGACGATACATATACCACTGCAAATAATTAAATGATGAACATGTGTCAAACATTATTTTCAACATCCATGACACTCATGGCATCATAACGGGAAAAGCTCAAGGAGGCTACATGGGCATCCAACAATTTTCAGCTTTCTACTCATTTTTTCCAACCTTGGCcaaaaaaatgaccaaatattactGGACAACAATGGGAAAGTAATGAGAGTAAACAGTACTGAACACATTAATATGGAAATAAAGCATGTGATTGGTGAAGTGAGCGAACCTCGGCGTGTTTCTAAAATGAGTGTTTCAATCATTGTGTTTACATTTATCATGCACTACGCAACTGTGATGGAGGTCTGCGATGAGCTGATGTGGATCTGGGTCACGGCCTCTGCAGTCTAACTGCAGTGTGACAGGCTGAGTTTGGTCACACCTTCCCTGTGCAGTTTATAGAGTAGCTTGAATTCGCTGGGCAGCTGGTGAGTCTCCTGCCACTTGGTGGTGAATTTGGTCCCTTTCTTGTCATAGTAGTGGTAAGGCAGCTCCTTGCCCGTGTTGGGGTCCCAGCCAAAGGGCCAGAAGCCGTAGAGGTGGATCTCATCGCACATGGCGGAAGCCAGCGTGTACATGAGGATTCCGGTGCTGAGCCGTTTGGGGGATAGGTTTTTAGTCTTCCAGTATCTGTGAGGCAAACGGCAAGAGATATTTCTGAGAGCCAAGCACATGTGATGTTACTGTGAGCAGAAGAGTATGAGTCAGTACAAACAACCTGTGAATTATTGCAAACCTTGTACTTCTACTAGATACATTTAATGACAGATTTTTGTTTCCAGTCGAATTCATTTGAACATAAATGTTCATATCCTAAGCAATGCCAATTCCAAAATTCCACTGTCCACTTTCATTTATGTAAGGCCCTAAAGTAACTTATTATGTACGACCACTGTAGTGAAACAACCACGTCCAGCAACCCATTTTTGTCCACCAGATCCAGATCAGCTTGAACTACATGCATACAATATAGTCGTGTGTCCACATTTGTGCATTGCTCATTTGCCAATCCTTTTAAAATTTGATGGATAAATATCCAGGGTAGGGTCTAGTTTGCATCATGTTAAAGCaaatctggagcctatcccaggctgccagtctagctggtgcatatagacagacaaacctaTGGTCAATTTGGAGTCATTAGTTCATCTATCCTGCTTGTCtttggaaggaagccggagcgcccacacaaacactggtagaacatgcaaactccacacacaaaggactAAGTCGGAAGAAAACCTAgggcctttttgctgtgaggcaacagtgataaccactaagtgACTGCGCCGTCCCAGTGCTAACATGTAATTTCCCTCAACGGAATTCCTGGCACCAACTTCTTTGATGGTCTTttagtacaattaaccacacagcaagtcATATTACCtcagttatttgtaataaaaCACTCAGAAAAGACAGAGTCATTTCAACCAGGACaagtccagcagcagcagcaagtaGCCACTGTTATTAGacttctggacacaaatgcaggactcgacaaAGCGACTCTGGTCTTTAGGAATATTTACTGACAGAAtcagcagggtctggtacacaaaaaggcagtataaaatcagcaaacaaatccAGAACATCAGGCGTGGTCGAAAAAACAGGCAGTAGGTCAAAAAATACTAGGAAGCAAGGTGAGGAAAACACAAGGAACAGAGCTCGAAGCGATGGCACCAGGCAAAATGATCTGGCGGAGAACTATGCACCCTAGTGACGAGCTACAGATTGGAAGCTCGTATGTAtggaaagctccagaacagggtgtggcccagacagtgtgcaccACCATGCACCAAGAGAGGCAGACAAAAGAGACAGGGGAAGACAAAGCCTAAGCAGGAAaaaaacaagcaagagaaaacacacacagaaaaacaaatcaaaactaaactaaacagaaTAAAACAGAACTCAACATGATACAAAATTTCAGATCATGACATGGAGTGACTCAGGTTTGGAGCCGAGTGACCATTCAGGGAACTGCCAAGATTTGCCACATCCTTATTGACTCCATTTCCGACACTGGAGGGTGCCACTTGTTGCCAATCCCAGTTCTTAATGACCCTTATCCAGCACATttttaatcttaaaaaaaaacaaaacaacaaacactcATTCCAGTGTGCTCAACCAATCAGATACCAACACACACCTGACTATGCAAATCAACAGTAGGTAGAGCAGGTAAGACAGAAAATATGCAGTTTCAGGGTCCCTGAAGACCAGGATAGGGAAACACTGCCATAGACCACCGAAAACCTGGTCTGAAAATGCACGTTGATCTGCATTAGTGTTTGTATTCCTCCTGTTCAATTATAAAACTAAAAACAACACTGAACTGAAGTAAAAAATGTGGTTCTTACTTATTGACATCGTGCATTATATTTCCTGGCCAGGCCAGTTTGACCTTCAGCTGGCCCTTGTGCTCCACAAAGAAGTCCACCAGGGTCCTGGTTACTGTGGCTGAGGTATGCAGGAAGAAGGCGGGAATCCACAAAATGGCTTCCTCCAGTTTCTTCAGGTTGAGGAAGAAATTATTTCTGTCTTGAATGGTCAGCAGGTTATTGTAGTACCTCTCCAAGATACTGGGGTTGAAGGTGGTCAAGTTGGTCTTCTTGCCCACATCCTTAGAGTAGACCTCCGTGGGGGCAAAGTTGCAGCGGAAGACAAAGTCAGCCTGGTCGATTTCTGAGCCGCAGTGGCTTCCAGTCAGGATGCCGCTGTTTCCCACCACCGCACATATGCTGTAATGCTTGCCGAGAATAGGAGAGGCGTCCGGCAGCAGGGACTTGAAGTTGTTGCTGATGGAGAAGACATACTTGTGGCTGGAGTAGTCGAAGTGCATCAGCTGTCCCACACGCACGCTGTTTTTGGTCAGTGAGAAGTTGTTGGCAATGTCAATGTAGCTGAAGATATCTTtcctaacaaaataataataatttacactGTTATTAGTAATTAAAGGAGATGTTGAATGACACTGTTGATGTTCCTGGTTAGATATGCTTATTCTTATTGATAACTGGTTGTTGTAAATGTTGAATTCTAACAGGCTTTTTGTATGAGTGATATCCAGGTAATCATCACAAAAAAAGTCCTAGTAGACTCGTACATGTCCCATAAATTCATCAGCAGACAGGTAGTGATGATGTCAGCAAAAACAAGATGGTGAAATTTTGGTTCCCCCCAAAACAAAGAAATTCATCCGGTACTACATTAAAATTTATGgtgtgcatgtgcacagatagtggggtggcatagcaaaacaactgcatggaatttggcacacatattctaaattaaataatgtttattttcagatatggaactaccctggagctgacctctgatGAGCTACAGGGGCCAatcaagaattacacaggggtcaaaatttaaaaaagcttcaatcatgttgaaaactataccacattatttgtctgatcataacgattccaaaaaggtatagtttggactatctatgactgaatgttctggagttatagggtaaaaaaaacagcaaaaatggtgacaaggccagtttcagtttgtacaggggtcaaaagttaaagttgctccaattttgataaaaagtgttgcaaattataggttgaaataaaaggattaataaatggaatagttttgactgtgttgaatgtttggtctccaaagtaaaggtcaaacaaggttgatgtatgacatatgttaccccgtaacatgataactaagcatgacagatggtgcaaactgttccttttaaaaatgctattaactcaaccaataatttgcatcattttttaccaaaattggctcaactttaacttctgacccctgtataaactgaaactgacctttgtcaccatttttgctgttttaccccataactccatgaaaTTCAGTCACAACTGTCTTTATGAAGGTATCAGTTGTTTTCAGACATGGCAAAACATGTGATGACAGTGTAGTAAATCTGAATACAGCATGGCTTTCTCATTCTGGTCGTGCATGAATGCCATTCctgtgagggaagctaccaaacaTAGCCGTGACCATTACGACATacgagctgtgattggagaaattgcaaATAAAGACTCTGCACGAGGTCTATATCACTACATGTTCCACTCACATATCCACTGTCATCTACTTTAGCTACATACATATCCtacaccagcccagtctcacagtttttttcgtgctcccggcatgaaatgagtcaaattttcgtgacggggcttttttttaactcaatattactactaaccctactccacttttaatttcgtgcagccatcatggaatgaatgagaatgaatttgtgctgctgtgacaaaaatgaagcacttttcgtcacaatatcacaaactaatagattaatgtatatttcatgctcctgaatcacaacttgccgtgagactgggttgcctaCACATGCATGATATGATACATGCTTTTGACAGAGTAATGAGTGGAGATACGTACCTCATGGAGTACGCCCACTGCGGAACAATCGCACATAGTTGATGCCTGCTCTGGTCAGTTTTTACATGCTCCAATGAAATTACTCACCGCTCGCTCCAAAACAGAAATCAATCCacactgtattttaattttagccttaCTTTAGCCtcattgctttgttttgttttgggtaatTTAAAATGAAAGGAGTTACCAAACTGAATATTCTGTGGTAAAAGGGCTGGCACGATAAGGGACAGCTTCAGCCTACACGTTTTCAGtcagtgttttattgttttatttattattattatttttattactaatcatcatcttcaaccgcttttccgggtttgggtcgcagggccaacagctccagcaggggaccccagacgtccctttcccatgccacattgaccacctctgaccggGGTataccgaggtgttcccaggccagtgtggagatataatctctccacctagtcctgggttttccccggggtctcctcctagatggacatgcttggaacaccttcctagggaggctcccagggggcatccttaccagatgcctgaaccacctcatctggctcctttcaatgcaaaggagcagcgactctactccgagctccccacggatgaccgaacttctcaccttatATCTAAGGGAGAcaacagccaccctcctgaggaagcccgtttcggccgcttgtacccgagatctagttctttcggtcatgacccaaccctcatgaccatacgtgagagtaggaacgaaggctgaccagtagattgagagcttcaccttttattatcatcatcatcatcatgtccagtggatttttattttattttttagcactgttgtcgtgtgttacctgtgctgctccacagcctgttcagtggatttttattttattttttagcactgttgtcgtgcgttacctgtgctgctccacagcctgttcagtggatttttattttattttttaccactgttgtcgtgtgttacctgtgctgctccacagcctgttcagtggatttttatttttattttttagcactgttgtcgtgcgttacctgtgctgctccacagcctgttcagtggatttttatttttattttttagcactgttgtcgtgtgttacctgtgctgctccacagcctgttcagtggatttttattttattttttagcactgttgtcgtgtgttacctgtgctgctccacagcctgttcagtggatttttattttttagcactgttgtcgtgcgttacctgtgctgctccacagcctgttcagtggatttttattttttatttttagcactgttgtcgtgcgttacctgtgctgctccacagcctgttcagtggatttttatttttattttttagcactgttgtcgtgtgttacctgtgctgctccacagcctgttcagtggatttttattttattttttagcactgttgtcgtgctgttacctgtgctgctccacagcctgtcagtggatttttattttattttttagcactgttgtcgtgcgttacctgtgctgctccacagcctgtctcagtggatttttatttattttttaccactgttgtcgtgcgttacctgtgctgctccacagcctgtcagtggatttttattttattttttaccactgttgtcgtgcgttacctgtgctgctccacagcctgttcagtggattttattttttattttttacactgttgtcgtgcgttacctgtgctgctccacagcctgtcagtggatttttattttattttttagcactgttgtcgtgcgttacctgtgctgctccacagcctgttcagtggatttttattttattttttaccactgttgtcgtgtgttacctgtgctgctccacagcctgtcagtggatttttattttattttttaccactgttgtcgtgtgttacctgtgctgctccacagcctgtccagtggatttttattttttagcactgttgtcgtgcgttacctgtgctgctccacagcctgttcagtggatttttattttttattttttaccactgttgtcgtgcgttacctgtgctgctccacagcctgttcagtggatttttattttttattttttagcactgttgtcgtgcgttacctgtgctgctccacagcctgttcagtggatttttattttttattttttaccactgttgtcgtgcgttacctgtgctgctccacagcctgtccagtggatttttattttttattttttaccactgttgtcgtgcgttacctgtgctgctccacagcctgttcagtggatttttatttttattttttagcactgttgtcgtgcgttacctgtgctgctccacagcctgtccagtggatttttattttttattttttaccactgttgtcgtgcgttacctgtgctgctccacagcctgtccagtggatttttattttttattttttaccactgttgtcgtgcgttacctgtgctgctccacagcctgtccagtggatttttatttttattttttaccactgttgtcgtgcgttacctgtgctgctccacagcctgtccagtggatttttattttttatttttaccactgttgtcgtgcgttacctgtgctgctccacagcctgttcagtggattttattttttattttttaccactgttgtcgtgcgttacctgtgctgctccacagcctgttcagtggatttttattttttattttttaccactgttgtcgtgcgttacctgtgctgctccacagcctgtccagtggatttttattttttattttttagcactgttgtcgtgcgttacctgtgctgctccacagcctgttcagtggatttttattttattttttagcactgttgtcgtgcgttacctgtgctgctccacagcctgtccagtggatttttattttttattttttaccactgttgtcgtgcgttacctgtgctgctccacagcctgtccagtggatttttattttttattttttagcactgttgtcgtgcgttacctgtgctgctccacagcctgttcagtggatttttattttttattttttagcactgttgtcgtgtgttacctgtgctgctccacagcctgttcagtggatttttatttttattttttagcactgttgtcgtgtgttacctgtgctgctccacagcctgttcagtggatttttattttattttttagcactgttgtcgtgcgttacctgtgctgctccacagcctgtctagtggatttttattttgattttatttttttttagcactgttgtcgtgcgttacctgtgctgctccacagcctgtctagtggatttttattttgattttatttttttttagcactgttgtcgtgcgttacctgtgctgctccacagcctgtccagtggatttttattttattttttaccactgttgtcgtgtgttacctgtgctgctccacagcctgtctagtggatttttattttattttttaccactgttgtcgtgtgttacctgtgctgctccacagcctgtccagtggatttttattttattttttagcactgttgtcgtgtgttatctgtgctgctccacagcctgtccagtggatttctattttattttttaccactgttgtcgtgcgttacctgtgctgctccacagcctgtctagtggatttttattttgattttatttttttttagcactgttgtcgtgcgttacctgtgctgctccacagcctgtccagtggatttttattttattttttaccactgttgtcgtgtgttacctgtgctgctccacagcctgtctagtggatttttattttattttttaccactgttgtcgtgtgttacctgtgctgctccacagcctgtccagtggatttttattttattttttagcactgttgtcgtgtgttatctgtgctgctccacagcctgtccagtggatttctattttattttt
This genomic window contains:
- the LOC117511005 gene encoding sia-alpha-2,3-Gal-beta-1,4-GlcNAc-R:alpha 2,8-sialyltransferase-like — protein: MVRMARALGLVILSIALLILSLISYVSLRKDSLFSSSKYPMGGPRIMFHAGFRSQFAMNFLDPSFIPLTNALNEELQGKPSKWKFNKTAFYQQRKDIFSYIDIANNFSLTKNSVRVGQLMHFDYSSHKYVFSISNNFKSLLPDASPILGKHYSICAVVGNSGILTGSHCGSEIDQADFVFRCNFAPTEVYSKDVGKKTNLTTFNPSILERYYNNLLTIQDRNNFFLNLKKLEEAILWIPAFFLHTSATVTRTLVDFFVEHKGQLKVKLAWPGNIMHDVNKYWKTKNLSPKRLSTGILMYTLASAMCDEIHLYGFWPFGWDPNTGKELPYHYYDKKGTKFTTKWQETHQLPSEFKLLYKLHREGVTKLSLSHCS